GCGACGCGTTGGTGTTGCTCACGATTACTGATAAACAACCTGTGGCTCGCCGTCGCCCGCGATTACCGCGCCGATCGCCCAGGCCGCGATGTCGGCACGCTCGCAATGGTCGATGACGGCGGTGCTTTGGCCGGCGGGCACAATCGCGATCATGCCGATGCCGCAGTTGAAGGTGCGCAGCATCTCCTGTTCCGCAACGCCGCCCTGCGTCTTCAGCCAGTTGAATATCCCCGGACGCGGCCAGGCGCGGGTATCGATGCGGGCATGGCAACCCGCCGGCAGTAC
Above is a window of Gammaproteobacteria bacterium DNA encoding:
- a CDS encoding phosphoribosylformylglycinamidine cyclo-ligase (catalyzes the formation of 1-(5-phosphoribosyl)-5-aminoimidazole from 2-(formamido)-N1-(5-phosphoribosyl)acetamidine and ATP in purine biosynthesis), which codes for TLGDALIAPTRIYVKTLLPLLNRGLNARRIHALAHITGGGITENLPRVLPAGCHARIDTRAWPRPGIFNWLKTQGGVAEQEMLRTFNCGIGMIAIVPAGQSTAVIDHCERADIAAWAIGAVIAGDGEPQVVYQ